The sequence AATGAACCATCCTTGCATGCGTCAACGCTGCGCTTGTTAGTGAAATGTCTCCACCCTTTGCCCGAGAAGTGGCATGGCTTGACCGATGTAGAGACCCGCTATCGACAACGTTACATTGATTTGATCGTTAACGAAGAAGTCAGAGACACTTTCGTTGCCCGCTCAAAAATCATTAAAGAAATTCGTAATTTTCTAGATCAGGAAAATTATATTGAAGTTGAAACCCCGACCTTTCATAGCTTAACCGGTGGTGCAAACGCGCGACCTTTTAGCACTCATCATAATGCGCTTAACATTGATCTCTATTTGCGCATTGCTTTAGAATTGCCACTTAAGCGTTTAATTGTTGGTGGGTTTGAGCGTGTTTATGAAATTGGCCGCGTTTTCCGCAATGAGGGGATTTCCACGCATCACAACCCCGAATTTACGATGCTTGAGTTTTATCAGGCTTATGCAACTTTTGAAGATTTGATGGATCTGACGGAGCGCTTATTTGCACGATTATGTCAAAGTGTGCTCGGTTCAACGACTTCAAAATTTGGGGAAGTTGAAATCAATTGGCAGTTACCATGGAAGCGCGTTACCATGCTCGATTCGATTTATGAAATCGGCGGACTTGACCGCTCCATTCCGCTTGATACGCTTGAAGGCGTGCAGCAAGCTGGTGAAACGCTAGGTATTAAAGAAGCTGCCTGGGCAGAAGATTACGGGGTTGGTTTGTATGAGCTTTTTGACCAAGGCGTGCAGCCAAAAATAGTTAACCCTACATTTATTACGCGTCACCCTGTGGAAATTTCGCCACTGGCACGGCGCTCGATGGACGATCCGCGCTTTACCGATCGCTTTGAATTAATGGTTTGTGGCATGGAATTAGCAAACGCGTTTAGCGAATTAAATGACCCCGAGGATCAGCGTGGACGTTTTGAGGCGCAGTTAAAAGCAAAAGAGAAAGGTGACCTCGAGGCGATGGATCTGGACGAGGATTTTTTATGCGCGCTTGAATATGGAATGCCACCAACTGCTGGACAAGGTATTGGGATTGACCGCTTGGCCATGCTTTTTACAGGCAGTACTAGTATTCGAGATGTAATTCTTTTCCCGGCGATGAAACCAATTACAACTAAAACTGGCACATCAAGTAACGATCAAGAATGATACTCAGCTATTTTGAGCGATTGATTGCTACCCGCTACTTAGGCAGTAAGCGTAAAGAAGTATTTATTTCAATTATCACAGTAATTTCGGTCGTTGGCGTGGCCTTAAGTGTGATGGTTTTAAATGCAGTTTTAGCAATCATGACCGGGTTTCAAGAAGAGTTGCGCGATAAGTTAGTTGGCGCAAATGCGCACGTTGTAGTGCGCTCGTTACGTGGACCATTTGTCGAGTGGGCTGATGTAGAAAGTAAAATTAAAACTGTTTCTGGCGTTAAGGCAGTGTTTCCCTACACGCACAATCAAGCGATGCTGATGGGCAATCAAACGGCGCGAGGTATTTTAATTCGAGGCGTAGCCAACAATGCCGAAGCCTATGCGAAATTACAAACCTATACTAAAGGTATGGAGGGCATTGCCTCGGCACTTAAGCCCGCAAGTATTGATATTATTCGTCCGGATGGATCGCGTGACAGTGTGACCTTGCCACCATTAATTATTGGGCGAGAGCTAGCAATGGCCTTTGGACTTGAACCAGGTGAAGCTGTAACTTTGCTCTCGCCGAATGTTACAAGTTCGCCCCAAGGAATGGTTCCGCAACAACGGCGCTTCGTCGTGACGGCTATTTATCAATCTGGCTTAGTAGAATACGAGAGTGCACTAGTTTACACGAATTTACAGAGTGCGCAGGCCTTCTTTGATCTTGGGCAAAGTGTGACTGGACTTGAAGCGATTGTAGCTGATTTAGAAAAGGCGCCTGAAATTGCAGCAGCCATGCGCGCGCAAGTTGCAAATTATTTTGATATTAAGGATTGGACAAAAACCAATGAAGCATTCTGGCGCGCACTAAAATTAGAGCGTCGAGTTTACTTTATTGTGCTCTTGCTGCTGATCCTGATTGCAAGTTTTTCAATCGTTAGTACTCTGGTGATGGTTGTGCTGGAAAAAGGACGTGATATCGCAATCTTGAAGACGATTGGAGCAACTGACCGCAGTGTGCTTAAAATTTTCCTTTTCCAAGGGGCAACAATCGGAGCAGTCGGAACAATCTTAGGGACTGTTGCCGGCTACCTGTTTTGCATTGGCTTTCGTGAATATGGCTTTGAGTTGGATGAGAGTGTTTTCTCGCTTAGCACTGTCCCGGTAAGACTTGTTACTTCGAATTTTCTTAGCGTCGGGATTATGGCATTTATTATTTCATCTTTGGCTGGCGTTTATCCAGCATTACGTGCTGCTAAAATTCGACCTGCAGAAATGTTACGCTACGAATAGGATTAGCTTGTGGATTTAACGATTAAAAATTTATCAATGCACTATCTCGATGGCGCACGCACTGTAAGGGTTTTCGACAATCTTTCACTCGCTGTAAAATCTGGCACAAGTATTGCAATTATTGGCGAATCGGGGATCGGTAAATCAAC comes from bacterium and encodes:
- the lysS gene encoding lysine--tRNA ligase, producing MISEQEQVRRNKLQEIKSKRYPFPNDARITGTSTVVKAAAEKEKDLTEDKRTNFTIAGRIMTMRQMGKAAFIHLQDRYGRVQVYVKKDIIGDAAFEEFKTLDIGDIVETSGYGFLTKTNEPSLHASTLRLLVKCLHPLPEKWHGLTDVETRYRQRYIDLIVNEEVRDTFVARSKIIKEIRNFLDQENYIEVETPTFHSLTGGANARPFSTHHNALNIDLYLRIALELPLKRLIVGGFERVYEIGRVFRNEGISTHHNPEFTMLEFYQAYATFEDLMDLTERLFARLCQSVLGSTTSKFGEVEINWQLPWKRVTMLDSIYEIGGLDRSIPLDTLEGVQQAGETLGIKEAAWAEDYGVGLYELFDQGVQPKIVNPTFITRHPVEISPLARRSMDDPRFTDRFELMVCGMELANAFSELNDPEDQRGRFEAQLKAKEKGDLEAMDLDEDFLCALEYGMPPTAGQGIGIDRLAMLFTGSTSIRDVILFPAMKPITTKTGTSSNDQE
- a CDS encoding FtsX-like permease family protein gives rise to the protein MILSYFERLIATRYLGSKRKEVFISIITVISVVGVALSVMVLNAVLAIMTGFQEELRDKLVGANAHVVVRSLRGPFVEWADVESKIKTVSGVKAVFPYTHNQAMLMGNQTARGILIRGVANNAEAYAKLQTYTKGMEGIASALKPASIDIIRPDGSRDSVTLPPLIIGRELAMAFGLEPGEAVTLLSPNVTSSPQGMVPQQRRFVVTAIYQSGLVEYESALVYTNLQSAQAFFDLGQSVTGLEAIVADLEKAPEIAAAMRAQVANYFDIKDWTKTNEAFWRALKLERRVYFIVLLLLILIASFSIVSTLVMVVLEKGRDIAILKTIGATDRSVLKIFLFQGATIGAVGTILGTVAGYLFCIGFREYGFELDESVFSLSTVPVRLVTSNFLSVGIMAFIISSLAGVYPALRAAKIRPAEMLRYE